The proteins below are encoded in one region of Pseudomonadota bacterium:
- a CDS encoding universal stress protein — protein sequence MSYRHILTAVEMHDDDKALLARACDFARLSGARLSVLHVVEYLPVDPAGDALLTTSVDLSRERASQAETLLRDWCRVLEIPAEQARVVVGAVTAEILRTASESAVDLIVVGHPPRKGLAKFFSHTEEGVVHRAPCDVLVMRLAQ from the coding sequence ATGAGCTATCGCCACATCCTGACCGCGGTGGAGATGCACGATGACGACAAAGCCCTGCTGGCGCGGGCATGTGATTTCGCCCGGCTGTCCGGCGCCCGGCTGTCGGTGCTGCACGTGGTGGAGTACCTGCCGGTCGATCCGGCCGGCGACGCGTTGCTGACGACGTCGGTCGATCTTTCGCGCGAGCGCGCCAGCCAGGCGGAAACGCTGCTGCGCGATTGGTGCCGGGTGCTGGAGATCCCGGCCGAGCAGGCGCGGGTCGTGGTTGGCGCGGTCACTGCGGAAATCCTGCGCACTGCGAGCGAGTCCGCGGTGGACCTGATTGTCGTCGGCCACCCGCCGCGTAAAGGCCTGGCGAAGTTCTTCAGCCACACTGAGGAAGGCGTGGTCCACCGCGCGCCCTGCGACGTGCTGGTGATGCGTCTGGCGCAGTGA